The Capsicum annuum cultivar UCD-10X-F1 chromosome 1, UCD10Xv1.1, whole genome shotgun sequence sequence tatcaaaattatttgGACGCAAGCTGAATGACGACTTCCACCTCCATCAAACCACACCTCCATTAGAAGAAATGTGGGTATTTTAGGATGttttcaatttcagtttcatcTCTGGGGAATTTCTAAACTCGTACCAGAGGTAACCGTCCTCTTCTTTGAAATTTGGGTGACAACACACCTAGATCTTTGGCAATTATATCCATGTAGCTCTCAATTATAGGTGTAAGGCGCCATATATATGTAACTAAGATAAATACAAGTATCTTTTCCATACCTCAATGTATTTGTCGCTTTTTGAACCAAAGATCGTCTAAAAGAAGAGACTATCTTTTTCACCAATcaagtcgaactacaagcagtttgATTCCCTAAACATTAGGATTCCGTTTTGAAAACTCAATTATGTTTCAACTTTCCCCAATTCTATTATTCCCCAGCTTTTCAATCTTACCAAAATTCAAAAACcgagatagcttgtgaatttcttgaaaatcatacttaaaaaatCAAGcgttatgaactacaagtgacctgaattctcatgtaacctgagatatgtaggaaacttgATACCGGAGTTCGGCCATAACTCCACAAAACTCATGCCAAAACCAACATCTTTAGAGAAATGaatttatggtcggacaaaaTTAAGAATGTCAAACTctctttgcccagggttacttgcattcaCCCTATACCTAAAGGGAGGAGGcgattgttgacacctaatttttttcctctacGACTAAGTTTAGTCGTGAGTTGTTTCGatcttaaataaaattacaatatttattttatctgaataaaaacttttcaaaatatttatctaggtaattttttttcatttttagtagtgattatatatttttgtattcttatATGCGCGATCGTATaatttattacttaaataattattttactaaaatcaaattttaatcaagaattatcttaaaaattaattcaaatgggtaaaatcttgatttaaatataatttattcttgcaaataatttatttgaaaaaatattatttgacttTGTTAAACCAAAAACTCCGGGTTAAACTGATTGATAATtcgtataaaattttatttttagccaatgtattaaatttgatcataattgaaatcaatttggccacaattgcaatgcaattgatcAATcgattttcaatatgatttaaatttaaataaaattgactgAAAGTATAACTTAGGACTATTTATTAAATAACTCAATTCCATAACTCTCCTAATCTACCGAACCCATACAAATATCAGCaaaatcaacatcaataataTTCAGCAGCCCACCATCTGTCCCAAGCCCACTTCACCTCCCCAATCCACTCCCAAATCGGCCTAGACGAGTCCCAAATTCCTTTTTCTCTTATATCCCCTTACTTGTACAACAATCATTACAGCAATTCACAACAACACCATAACTCATCGACAACAACACTCCAATGCCAAACCCAATAACAACAGTCTATCCCAGGAACAATAGCAACAACGATAAAATTAGTGACAAACAACGAACCCATCCGCGTACAACCTGTGAACTGACCCGTACCCGCGAATCCAACTGTCCATCGATGCCTCATTAGCCAATGTTCGAATTCTAATTTTGTACCCaatgttcaaaatttattcatTAACCATCAAAGGTTAATAAGCATTTTCCTATAAGCTTGGTAATAAGATCTAGCATACTCTAATTCTCCAGTATTCACTTCAATCCGTCTTATACTTGGTGTATTGGATATTACgaccatggattttgttattgttcttgtttaAATAAAGATTTGGGCAAGTTTGTTGATCTAGTTTAAGTTAAAACAAGTTGTAGCCTTTGTTTTGATAATTTGATAAATCTTTATTAAGTATATTTTGGTTTCAGCTTAAATTTTTTAGAGATTTGTCTATGCATTTTGAATTAGCTGCCTAATGATTCTATATTAGTTGATATATTGAGTAGAtactaattttgtatttttgtttttgtgcaTGAACATCCCGAGATTAGTCCATTTGGACTCCCTTTCCCTTGCATTTCGCAGTGGGCCAAAGAGGCCCAATCAATTGAATCCTAGCCCCGAAGACTAAGTTTAAATGGATTGGTATACACTAATATACAATGTTATACAacaagaaatgaagaaaaatgggCAAATATATGTTGATATACAAACAGATCTACAACGGTATACAAAAAATGTAAGGATGAAGGTTTTCGATATACATTTAATATACAGAGGCTGAGAATGGACttaaaatttgtaactctgcaagtCCAAGAATTGGACAGATTTGAAAATGGGCCAGAAAGGGGCCCAAATCTCAtctttattcctttatttttcctGTATTGACTTGATTATttgtttgtaatttaatttaatcTAGATGATCCCCGGGGATCACacttatattaaaattattcatttatatggctatttaatatattatttttaatttctttattttaggcAAGCTTAAgctcataatttttttctattctttcataGTTATTAATGGTTCAAAATTCACGTTTAAGAAGTTAAGTTAACTTTTAGCCCAAAGTCTTAATCcgaattaaatttttaaagttataattattttgaaactttgatatttagtttattttattacttcaaataaattaaatatattagtaTTAAATAATTCTGTTTATTcgaaataatattttcaaataagttcgagaatttttaaataagattttCTTAAGTAActtaaagatttttttaaaattagtcaaACAAATTTAATCCGCCGGAAACCACACTTTATGGATTTTTGAAATTGCCTAAcaccttctttcgaatttatttgAATCCTTACCTAGACTCaggttatttttttaagattttcttttaaaaccatcttttctaaatgatttctaaattttcctaaaattaagtggcgactctacaacaacaacaacaacaacactatttttctaaaaatattttttacaaataaaaataaaatagactttTTTTTCCAccataaagttatgaaatatttttgacTTTCATAAATGGATCATAACAATTGGTTCAGTAAAATCTCTATTTGAGAAGTTGGATTAAATTTTGGTAGTTGAATAGTACTAAATGatgatttagttattttagttgcaCTACTGAACTCAAACATGTTtagtatttgtttgatttttaattaattgTGTGTCTTACTTTGCTCCTAGCCTTATTAAGGACCTTGTCTCTTTTTCTGCAATTTTCACTTTTAAGAACGCTGAAGGAGAGCtttggagtaactgataaagttattGCCATGTGACCAATAGGTTATGGGTTCAATCCTTGGAAACAATCTCTTGCAGAAttgcaaggtaaggctgtgtacaAAAGACTCTTGTGTCCAGCCCTTCTCTGGACCCTGCTGCGCACAGTGGAAGTTTTAGTTCACCGAGTTTCCCTTTAAGAACGCCAAGTCTAATATATTTACTAAATCaataaggcattttatcaatttttgatccttaacgattcgattttcgatttaaccgataagaaaatgcCCATGAAAATAATAGCAATTTGGCATAATGATTTTCAATATTGTGTAACAGTGCCAACTCACATGACATTAATAAGAATGCTCACAATATAAAAAATAGCAGCTAACATGACATATGCCTTGTAGTGCTAAATTTCACAAAATAAGAAGTTTACCATCTTGTTCACAAACTATGCAACAAGTAGATTTAATGATAATTATCAAAAATGCCTTAAACATCCTCTTCATATATTATAAAATGAAGCATCACATATGCCTGACAGAgccataatccataataaagtgaATAAGTTTTTAGGATATTAAATAGGTTtctagagattaaagagaaattaagtgAAGGCAAGTAATACAAATGTATAAATAGGGGTaaagtattattttaatatatttttattgagttatcgatttattcaataatttagtataataaaattaaaatcaaatcaatatcctaataaaaaaatattaaaaattcattcactcaataaaccaataacattttatGAATTCGAAAAATAATAGATTTTGCCACGTGGATATAGTGGGCCCGTAGTTCCACGAAATAACACACACTTTGCCAATCACTGTGCGGATTTCAACCATGTTAAAAACACTATTTTAGGGCTAAAATTTCTGTTCCGAAGAATTTCACTCAGCTCCCCCTTTTATCTTTGGTTTGCTTGTCTTTTATTTATTGAGTCCTTCTCTGAGTAAACTCTTTTACCTTACAAAATTTTGATCATGGATACCGACGTCGACATGTACGATGGAAGCGATGTGGATTACAGTGACGATGACGGCCTCATCAACTGTGGAGACAGTGACGCCGGCGATGACATCATCGATAACGATTCCGATGATCTTCCCCCTGAAAAAAACTACGTCGTTTTGTCCGTCGATGATATTGGCCGTCTCATGGACGATGATATCTGTAAAGTTTCGTCTGTCCTGTCAGTTTCGAAAACTGAAGCATCGGCTTTACTCCGGCGGTATAATTGGAGTGTAAATAAAGTTCACGAAGAATGGTTTTCGGATGAATCCAATGTTCGAGAAGCTGTTGGTTTGAAAATACAGGAGGAAAAAGTTGTTCAATTTCGGGAATCAAAGGAGGTAACTTGTGGAATTTGCTTTGAGGATTATTCTTCTTCCGATGGAATTTTGGCTTCTGGTTGTGGTCATCCTTTCTGTGTTGAATGTtggcaagggtatatttgtaatTCAATAGCTGATGGTCCTGGATGTTTGAATTTGCGATGTCCAGAACCCTCTTGTAAAGTTGCTGTCACGCAGGATATGATCGATAAGTTAACGTCTGATGATGATAAAAACAAGTATTATGGATTTCTTTTTCGTTCTTATGTTGAGATAAACAGGAAGATTAAGTGGTGTCCTGCTCCCGGATGCAACTTCGCAGTTGAATTTGATATAGGGAGTGATAATTGTGAAGTTATATGTGGTTGTTCTAATTATTTTTGCTGGAATTGTACAGGGGAAGCTCATCGTCCTGTTGATTGTGATATGGTGGTTAAGTGGATGGAGAAAAATAATGCGGAATCAGAGAACACGAATTGGATTCTAGCTTACACAAAGGCTTGTCCTAAATGCAAGAGGCCGATTGAAAAGAACGCAGGGTGTATGCGAATGACTTGTAGAGACCCTTGTAAGTATCAGTTCTGTTGGCTGTGCCTTAATTCTTGGGAAACTCATGGGTATAATCCATGTAACAAGTACACGCCAGGGAACGAAGATGAGCTAAAGAAAGAAATGGCCAAGCAATCTATTGAGAAGTACACACATTATTACGAGAGATGGGCTGCTAATGAGAAGTCAAGGAAAAAAGCTGTAGAAGATTTGAGGAGAATGGGGGAAGTAAATGTTAAGGTGCTGATTAAATTGCAGTCCTTACCAGAGACACAATTAAAGTTTATATTAGATGCCTGGAAGCAGATTGTTGAATGTAGAAGGGTGTTGAAGTGGACTTATGCGTATGGGTTTTACTTGCCTGATGAAGAACACACAAAAAGACGGTTTTTTGAGTATTTGCAAGGCCAGGCAGAGGCTGGTTTGGAGAGGCTTCACCTCTGTGCAGAAAAGGAACTGGAGATTTTCCTGAATGTTGAAGAAGGTAATTCCAAAACATTTGATGATTTCCGTATTAAGCTTACTGGTCTGACTAGTGTGACTAAGAATTACTTCGAGAATTTAGTTAGAGCACTTGAGAATGGTCTTGAAGATGTAGATTCGCAAGGAGCTCTTTGCAACATAGCAACGAGCTCCAAAAATGCAGCTGTGAGCAGCAAACGGAGACTACTGGGTGGGGACAGAAAGCTTGTCAAGACAAGAACTGATAGAATAATGACGC is a genomic window containing:
- the LOC107878552 gene encoding probable E3 ubiquitin-protein ligase ARI7, encoding MDTDVDMYDGSDVDYSDDDGLINCGDSDAGDDIIDNDSDDLPPEKNYVVLSVDDIGRLMDDDICKVSSVLSVSKTEASALLRRYNWSVNKVHEEWFSDESNVREAVGLKIQEEKVVQFRESKEVTCGICFEDYSSSDGILASGCGHPFCVECWQGYICNSIADGPGCLNLRCPEPSCKVAVTQDMIDKLTSDDDKNKYYGFLFRSYVEINRKIKWCPAPGCNFAVEFDIGSDNCEVICGCSNYFCWNCTGEAHRPVDCDMVVKWMEKNNAESENTNWILAYTKACPKCKRPIEKNAGCMRMTCRDPCKYQFCWLCLNSWETHGYNPCNKYTPGNEDELKKEMAKQSIEKYTHYYERWAANEKSRKKAVEDLRRMGEVNVKVLIKLQSLPETQLKFILDAWKQIVECRRVLKWTYAYGFYLPDEEHTKRRFFEYLQGQAEAGLERLHLCAEKELEIFLNVEEGNSKTFDDFRIKLTGLTSVTKNYFENLVRALENGLEDVDSQGALCNIATSSKNAAVSSKRRLLGGDRKLVKTRTDRIMTLMRIRTAKPPNTNNTASSKRVLVAGGGNTNGSKNLVISGHNTLRTSKNPLEDGGGIYMGSKDAPVEARNHAMASQFLPLAGMSSTTGSSNLQLAGSKFMGSKDAPVAARSYTSSQFLHPAGVSSTTGSSNLHLAGGSKVMNIGGGTLKNLANAHVAGSNNLTVSKTPHVAGSSSRTGGGKKRRTTNAGASLIIKLDDDGLVDATSATGASLTQNLIDDLEGWACDSCTFLNAGSTTTCLMCSEDASGSWECETCTFLNKKYASTCQMCGEHRR